One genomic region from Sulfurimonas sp. encodes:
- a CDS encoding tRNA pseudouridine(13) synthase TruD, producing the protein MRKREYLQSVEGVDFKFYQTPKDFIVDEIISTKFKGKGNYLILHIQKYELTTWDMVAIFAEYMGVLAQKIGYAGLKDKHATTTQYISVDATYEKMLKKFYHKQIKILSATRHSHSIRMGDLTGNRFSINLHFVDNIDAGKIEKVARKIAKNGLPNYFGYQRFGRDADSINQAKEMIQGDLFIEDAKVKKFLVSIYQSTYFNDWLRERVNITLDNDETVFKLLEGDVYKSLDAKLSTPKIMPTKEFESKKLVPTGLLCGRDVFRARDEAGKIENRFDDEYLQDKGYRREALIYPKDIVCSYVKKQTLLNISFSLPKGSYATVFLESIAGKNFSAKDVKLKAKK; encoded by the coding sequence ATGAGAAAAAGAGAATATTTACAAAGTGTTGAGGGTGTTGATTTTAAATTTTATCAAACACCTAAAGATTTTATAGTTGATGAGATTATTTCAACTAAGTTTAAAGGCAAAGGAAACTACTTAATACTGCATATTCAAAAGTATGAATTAACAACTTGGGATATGGTGGCTATTTTTGCAGAGTATATGGGTGTTTTGGCACAAAAAATAGGTTACGCAGGTTTAAAAGACAAACATGCAACAACAACTCAGTACATTTCAGTAGATGCAACTTACGAGAAGATGTTAAAGAAATTTTATCATAAACAGATAAAGATTTTGAGTGCAACTAGACATTCTCACTCTATTCGTATGGGTGATTTGACTGGCAATAGATTTAGTATAAATTTACATTTTGTAGATAACATAGATGCTGGAAAAATTGAAAAAGTGGCAAGAAAGATAGCTAAAAATGGTTTACCAAATTACTTCGGTTATCAAAGATTTGGTAGGGATGCTGATAGCATAAATCAAGCAAAAGAGATGATTCAAGGGGATTTATTTATCGAAGATGCCAAGGTAAAGAAATTTTTGGTTTCCATCTATCAGAGTACATATTTTAATGACTGGTTACGAGAAAGAGTGAATATTACTTTAGATAATGATGAAACAGTATTTAAACTTTTAGAGGGAGATGTTTACAAATCTCTAGATGCTAAACTTTCTACTCCAAAAATTATGCCTACAAAAGAGTTTGAGAGTAAAAAACTTGTTCCAACCGGTCTGCTTTGTGGAAGAGATGTTTTTCGTGCAAGAGATGAAGCAGGGAAGATAGAAAATAGATTTGATGATGAATATTTACAAGATAAAGGTTATCGAAGAGAAGCTCTTATTTATCCAAAAGATATAGTTTGTAGTTATGTAAAAAAACAAACATTATTAAATATTTCATTTTCTTTGCCAAAAGGTTCCTATGCAACTGTCTTTTTAGAATCAATCGCTGGAAAGAATTTTAGTGCAAAAGATGTAAAACTTAAAGCAAAAAAATAA
- a CDS encoding F0F1 ATP synthase subunit A produces the protein MPDLFTFFGIISHNKEFIYITHMLLSAGLALMLVKSAMSNLQLVPKGTQNLMEAYLGGVLQMGIDVMGKEDARRYLPLIATIGLFVGIANLIGVIPGFEAPTAFLEFALTLALVVFVYYNFEGIRRQGVIKYFKHFLGPVWWLYWLMFPIEIVSHFSRLVSLSFRLFGNVKGDDMFLMVILMLAPWLLPMIPFALLTFMAFLQAFIFMMLTTVYLGSAVVMEDH, from the coding sequence ATGCCAGATTTGTTTACATTTTTCGGGATTATTTCTCACAACAAGGAATTTATCTACATTACACATATGTTATTATCAGCAGGTTTAGCGTTAATGTTGGTAAAATCTGCAATGTCAAACTTACAACTTGTTCCAAAGGGTACACAGAACTTAATGGAAGCATATCTTGGTGGCGTTCTTCAAATGGGAATAGATGTTATGGGAAAAGAAGACGCACGCCGTTATCTTCCCCTTATCGCAACTATTGGTCTTTTTGTTGGTATCGCTAATCTTATTGGTGTTATTCCAGGTTTTGAAGCTCCAACTGCATTTTTAGAATTTGCACTTACTTTAGCACTTGTTGTTTTTGTTTATTATAACTTTGAAGGTATCCGTCGTCAAGGTGTTATCAAATACTTTAAACATTTTTTAGGTCCAGTTTGGTGGTTATATTGGTTAATGTTCCCAATAGAGATAGTTTCTCATTTTTCTCGTCTTGTTTCTCTATCTTTCCGTCTTTTTGGAAATGTAAAGGGTGACGATATGTTCTTGATGGTTATCTTGATGTTAGCTCCTTGGTTACTTCCAATGATTCCATTTGCACTTCTTACTTTTATGGCATTTTTACAAGCATTTATTTTTATGATGCTTACAACTGTTTACCTTGGTTCAGCAGTAGTTATGGAAGATCACTAA
- a CDS encoding SulP family inorganic anion transporter: MFSNIKGNIFGGITAAVIALPLALAFGVASGVGAISGIYGAIVIGFLASLFGGTSTQISGPTGPMTVVIASAVVLFHGDIKAVMSVIFLAGIFQIVFGIAKVGKYVKYIPYPVISGFMSGIGMIIIILQINPFLGLDGFGSVMQTLLNLPSTLTHVNFNSIIVAFGTLIIMFFTPQKVSKIIPTSLMALVFMTVIAIIFNLDIKTIGEIPSSLPEFTFPSFEMNQVKNIIGMAFTLALLGTIDTLLTSLVADSMTKTKHDSNRELIGQGIGNTFVSMIGGIAGAGATMRTVVNIKSGGTTKLSGMIHAATLLVIILFFAPIASQIPLAVLAGILMKVGVDILDYKLLKMMNLVPKHDLVVMIVVFVLTVFVDLIMAVGVGVVLASMLIVYRITVESEVKIDFHKDVDDVINKDIRIVNIDGAFFFGSASMFEDKISEIIDTKKIVINCLDVPFIDISAIFVLEEMVLKLKDLEIEVVLVLRDRHMAKLKRLDKIKVFDEIPMYRYLREAIE, from the coding sequence ATGTTTAGTAATATTAAAGGCAATATTTTTGGAGGTATTACAGCTGCTGTAATAGCTCTTCCTTTAGCTTTAGCCTTTGGTGTAGCTAGTGGAGTTGGTGCCATTTCTGGTATATATGGAGCCATAGTCATAGGATTTTTAGCTTCACTTTTTGGTGGAACTTCTACACAAATCTCAGGTCCAACAGGACCGATGACTGTTGTAATTGCTAGTGCTGTTGTACTTTTTCATGGCGATATAAAAGCGGTTATGAGTGTTATCTTCTTAGCAGGAATTTTTCAAATAGTATTTGGTATTGCAAAGGTTGGAAAGTATGTAAAGTATATTCCCTATCCTGTTATTTCTGGTTTTATGAGTGGAATAGGTATGATTATTATTATTTTACAAATAAACCCATTTTTAGGACTTGATGGCTTTGGTTCTGTTATGCAAACTTTGCTAAATCTTCCTTCAACATTAACTCATGTAAATTTTAACTCCATTATTGTTGCTTTTGGTACTTTAATCATTATGTTTTTTACTCCTCAAAAAGTTTCTAAAATTATTCCAACTTCTTTAATGGCTTTAGTTTTTATGACAGTCATCGCAATCATTTTTAATCTTGATATAAAAACAATAGGTGAAATTCCTAGTTCTTTACCAGAGTTTACTTTTCCATCTTTTGAGATGAATCAAGTTAAAAATATAATAGGAATGGCTTTTACATTAGCACTTTTAGGAACAATAGATACACTCCTAACTTCACTAGTAGCAGATTCCATGACAAAGACTAAACATGACTCAAATAGAGAACTAATAGGTCAAGGAATTGGTAATACTTTTGTTTCTATGATAGGTGGAATTGCAGGTGCAGGTGCTACGATGCGTACAGTTGTAAATATAAAAAGTGGTGGAACTACAAAACTCTCAGGAATGATACATGCCGCTACATTACTTGTTATAATCTTATTTTTCGCACCTATTGCTTCTCAAATTCCTTTGGCTGTTCTTGCTGGAATATTGATGAAGGTCGGGGTGGATATACTTGATTATAAACTATTAAAGATGATGAACTTAGTGCCAAAGCATGATTTAGTAGTTATGATTGTAGTGTTTGTATTAACAGTTTTTGTAGATTTAATTATGGCAGTTGGTGTTGGTGTTGTTTTGGCATCTATGCTTATTGTTTATAGGATTACAGTTGAGTCAGAAGTTAAGATTGATTTTCATAAAGATGTAGATGATGTTATAAACAAAGATATACGCATAGTAAACATTGATGGAGCATTTTTCTTTGGTTCAGCAAGTATGTTTGAAGATAAAATATCTGAAATAATAGATACTAAAAAGATAGTTATCAACTGTCTTGATGTCCCTTTTATAGACATATCTGCGATATTTGTTTTAGAAGAGATGGTGCTAAAACTCAAAGACTTAGAGATAGAAGTGGTACTTGTTTTAAGAGATAGACACATGGCAAAACTCAAAAGACTAGATAAGATAAAAGTCTTCGATGAAATACCGATGTATAGATATTTAAGAGAAGCGATAGAGTAG
- a CDS encoding SHOCT domain-containing protein: MTKSIFNISAFFMLIIFIGCGKKVVISHEINSSLPIKKARENTEKCVFSQHRQWKVSDFIITDKCLIFSDGTITRNSSSGIATSLNGVAIGSSGGTSRTKNLETRIYYSAIKDVKLDLWSRKFKQWYTVKLITDESFYYVYRTRSLEKAEECADGVASVVAYYKNYTPPKVTEDEYKATKPSLKIEDRLSKIKFLYENGHITNEEYLEKRKKILEGI; this comes from the coding sequence ATGACAAAAAGTATATTTAATATATCTGCATTTTTTATGTTGATTATATTTATTGGATGTGGAAAAAAAGTTGTTATTTCGCATGAAATAAATTCAAGCCTTCCTATTAAAAAAGCTAGAGAAAATACTGAGAAATGTGTTTTCTCACAACATCGTCAATGGAAAGTCAGTGATTTTATAATAACAGACAAGTGCCTTATATTTAGTGATGGAACTATAACTAGAAACTCATCAAGTGGTATTGCAACAAGTTTGAATGGTGTTGCTATTGGTTCTTCCGGTGGTACATCAAGAACTAAGAATTTAGAAACAAGAATATATTATTCTGCAATCAAAGATGTTAAATTAGACCTTTGGAGTAGAAAATTTAAACAATGGTATACAGTAAAATTAATAACGGATGAATCATTCTATTATGTTTACAGAACAAGGAGCCTCGAAAAAGCAGAGGAATGTGCTGATGGAGTTGCTTCAGTTGTAGCATATTATAAAAATTATACTCCCCCTAAAGTTACAGAAGATGAATATAAAGCTACAAAGCCTTCATTAAAGATAGAAGATAGATTATCCAAAATCAAATTTTTATATGAAAATGGTCATATAACTAATGAAGAATATTTAGAAAAAAGAAAAAAAATCTTAGAAGGTATTTAA
- the mnmH gene encoding tRNA 2-selenouridine(34) synthase MnmH, which produces MLNSNFRSIVLNSTPLIDVRAPAEFEKGSFPHSVNLPLINDKQRHEIGVCYKKLGNTEALKLGHKLINGEVKEKRVKAWSDFIKVNSDAKLFCFRGGQRSKISQEWLSQLGYDIERFKGGYKAFRNYLLNEIEESCNHFKPIIIGGHTGSGKTILLKKLENSIDLESLANHRGSSFGKKTTPQPSQINFENDMAYELIKKLDRGFKYLVFEDEGKHIGRVYIPNIFAEYLSKAPLIILETPMIQRVDITFVEYVLEAQKLYKNNIEQWSDVILGAMHRIRRRLGGQRYKLLCEIFDNALDEQIQRGSMDAHKEWIELLLSEYYDPMYNYQIQKRCQQVEFRGSAEEIFEYLSKYDT; this is translated from the coding sequence ATGTTAAATAGTAACTTCAGATCTATCGTTTTAAATTCTACGCCACTTATAGATGTTCGTGCTCCCGCAGAATTTGAAAAAGGCTCTTTCCCACACTCTGTAAATCTACCACTTATCAATGATAAGCAAAGACATGAGATAGGAGTATGTTATAAAAAACTAGGTAATACTGAGGCATTAAAACTTGGACATAAGCTAATAAACGGCGAAGTGAAAGAAAAGCGTGTTAAAGCATGGTCGGATTTTATCAAAGTCAATTCAGATGCCAAACTTTTTTGTTTTAGAGGCGGTCAACGCTCTAAAATATCGCAAGAATGGCTGAGTCAGTTAGGATATGATATTGAGCGATTTAAAGGTGGTTATAAAGCATTTAGAAATTACCTTTTAAATGAAATAGAAGAGTCATGTAATCATTTCAAGCCAATTATTATTGGCGGTCATACTGGTTCTGGAAAAACAATTTTACTTAAAAAACTAGAAAATTCTATAGACCTTGAGAGTTTGGCAAACCATAGAGGCTCATCTTTTGGTAAAAAGACCACTCCACAGCCTTCACAGATAAATTTTGAAAATGATATGGCTTATGAACTTATCAAAAAACTTGATAGAGGCTTTAAATATTTAGTTTTTGAAGATGAGGGCAAGCATATTGGTAGAGTATATATACCTAATATTTTTGCAGAGTATCTTTCAAAAGCTCCACTTATCATACTTGAAACACCTATGATTCAAAGAGTAGATATAACCTTCGTTGAGTATGTACTAGAAGCACAAAAATTATATAAAAATAATATTGAGCAATGGAGTGATGTGATACTTGGCGCAATGCATAGAATAAGGCGAAGACTTGGTGGTCAGCGATATAAACTTCTTTGTGAAATATTTGATAATGCCCTTGATGAGCAGATACAAAGAGGCTCTATGGATGCGCATAAAGAGTGGATTGAATTACTTTTAAGTGAGTATTATGATCCTATGTATAATTATCAAATTCAAAAACGATGTCAACAAGTTGAGTTTAGAGGTTCGGCTGAAGAGATTTTTGAGTATTTATCAAAATATGACACTTAA
- the gatB gene encoding Asp-tRNA(Asn)/Glu-tRNA(Gln) amidotransferase subunit GatB: MFEVVIGLEVHVQLNTKTKLFCSCPTSFNHKQNTNTCPTCLALPGALPVLNKEVLHKSIMLGTAIDATINKTSFFDRKSYFYPDSPSAFQITQLYTPIVERGTLEIDLEDGSKKTIRINRAHIEADAGKNIHEGDISKVDLNRGGTPLLEIVSEPDLSNGDEVVAYLKKLHSIIRYLDIGDANMQEGSFRVDVNVSIRPKGDKKLYTRVEVKNINSFKFIQKAIEVEVTRQSEAWEDGVYEKEISQETRLFDQVKQETRSMRGKEEAADYRYFPEPDLLKVVVTDEMFEKYSKIPELPDAKRDRFVKEYGMNEYNSGVITSSVEIAHFFETMMKEGITAKNAITWLTVELLARFKGDINITNSPVDANKLGFLVKRIEDKTISGKAAKEVLDYLMNKDEDIDAVIEILGLKQVSDSGAIESMCDEIISANPEKVEQYKGGKEKLFGFFVGQVMKASKGTANPQAVNEILKVKLG; the protein is encoded by the coding sequence ATGTTTGAAGTCGTTATAGGACTTGAAGTTCATGTACAACTAAACACTAAAACTAAACTTTTTTGCTCGTGTCCTACGAGTTTTAACCACAAACAAAATACAAATACTTGTCCAACTTGTCTTGCTCTTCCTGGTGCTTTACCAGTTTTAAATAAAGAAGTTCTACATAAATCTATCATGCTTGGAACAGCCATAGATGCTACAATAAACAAAACATCATTTTTTGATAGAAAGTCTTACTTCTATCCAGATTCTCCATCTGCTTTTCAAATTACGCAACTATATACTCCTATAGTTGAGAGAGGAACTTTAGAGATTGACTTAGAAGATGGTAGTAAAAAAACTATCCGAATAAATCGTGCTCATATAGAAGCGGATGCCGGTAAAAATATACATGAAGGCGATATATCTAAAGTAGATTTAAACCGCGGGGGAACGCCACTACTTGAAATAGTCTCAGAGCCAGACTTAAGTAATGGTGATGAAGTTGTGGCATATCTTAAAAAACTACACTCTATTATTCGTTACTTAGATATAGGTGATGCGAACATGCAAGAGGGTTCATTTAGAGTTGATGTAAATGTTTCCATCAGACCAAAAGGTGATAAAAAACTTTATACTCGTGTTGAAGTTAAGAATATAAATAGTTTCAAGTTTATTCAAAAAGCCATAGAAGTAGAAGTCACAAGACAGAGTGAAGCTTGGGAAGATGGAGTTTATGAAAAAGAAATAAGTCAAGAAACTAGACTTTTTGACCAAGTAAAACAAGAAACTCGTTCTATGCGCGGAAAAGAAGAAGCAGCTGATTATCGTTACTTTCCTGAGCCAGATTTACTAAAAGTAGTAGTTACTGATGAAATGTTTGAAAAATACTCAAAAATTCCAGAACTCCCAGATGCTAAAAGAGATAGGTTTGTAAAAGAGTATGGTATGAATGAATACAACTCAGGAGTTATTACTTCAAGCGTTGAAATAGCACACTTTTTTGAAACTATGATGAAAGAAGGCATAACGGCAAAAAATGCTATTACTTGGCTTACAGTTGAGCTTCTTGCTCGTTTTAAAGGTGATATAAATATAACCAATTCTCCAGTAGATGCAAATAAACTAGGCTTTTTAGTAAAAAGAATAGAAGATAAAACCATAAGTGGAAAAGCTGCTAAAGAAGTTCTTGATTATTTAATGAATAAAGATGAAGATATAGATGCTGTTATAGAAATACTAGGTTTAAAACAAGTAAGTGATAGTGGAGCGATAGAGTCTATGTGTGATGAAATAATCTCTGCAAATCCAGAGAAAGTTGAACAATACAAAGGCGGAAAAGAAAAACTTTTTGGTTTCTTTGTTGGTCAAGTGATGAAAGCATCTAAAGGTACTGCGAACCCTCAAGCAGTAAATGAAATTTTAAAAGTAAAATTAGGATAA
- a CDS encoding ion transporter yields MIKRLVVDFAYYLNTSTSYKNSKRSIYDLLENSNYKYKKYFDIFMITLIFISVAILIREVKSHVNDNLLFFNNYIISIIFFIEYILRLWISSSVSEVIIKQSEHDSMLGDKFRLFKALKNISYDKFRYIFSFKAMVDLLAIIPFFHQLRLLRIFILFRVFKLFRYAKSIQTFTSIILAKKFEFFTLLMFASIIIFVSSVLIYVMEANNPDSPIDTLFEAVYWSIVTISTVGYGDITPVTQEGRVVAMFVIVAGIGVFSFTTSLIVTAFTEKLDEIKDQKFIDDISKIKEFYLICGYENVAKEVAKKLSKKNKVIILEEDPIKAQNATKDGFVALNYDPGSIESYKKLRINIQTQVKAILCLSHSDIENIYTALTIRSFNKDVFILSILMNKMNKNKLTFAGANEVFYEKELVGIIAKEFVGQPVAFEAIHELRTNYNGIDIDEILINDRIFNNISTVGELENKRYRIVLLGIYKKEKDRFFFNPMDNIVLEVGDYLLVIGNTQFFT; encoded by the coding sequence ATGATTAAGCGTTTAGTTGTTGATTTTGCATATTATTTAAATACATCAACTTCTTATAAAAATTCTAAACGCTCTATTTATGATCTATTAGAAAACAGTAACTATAAATATAAAAAATATTTTGATATTTTTATGATAACACTTATTTTTATAAGTGTAGCAATTCTCATTAGAGAAGTAAAATCTCATGTAAATGATAATCTACTTTTTTTCAACAACTATATTATTTCTATTATATTTTTTATTGAGTATATTTTAAGGCTTTGGATAAGCAGTAGTGTTAGTGAAGTTATCATAAAACAAAGTGAGCATGATAGTATGCTTGGAGATAAGTTTAGACTTTTCAAGGCTTTAAAAAACATATCTTATGATAAGTTTAGGTATATATTTTCTTTTAAAGCTATGGTTGATTTACTTGCAATCATTCCATTTTTCCATCAGTTAAGACTTCTTCGTATCTTTATACTCTTTAGAGTATTTAAGCTGTTTAGGTATGCAAAAAGTATTCAAACTTTTACTTCAATAATCTTAGCTAAAAAGTTTGAATTTTTTACACTTTTAATGTTTGCATCTATCATCATCTTTGTATCATCTGTTTTGATTTATGTTATGGAAGCAAATAATCCAGACTCGCCAATAGATACTCTTTTTGAAGCAGTTTATTGGTCTATTGTAACTATCTCTACTGTTGGTTATGGAGATATTACTCCTGTGACACAAGAAGGACGAGTCGTTGCAATGTTTGTGATAGTTGCAGGTATTGGTGTATTTTCTTTTACAACTTCACTTATTGTAACTGCTTTTACAGAAAAACTAGATGAGATAAAAGACCAGAAATTTATAGATGACATATCTAAAATAAAAGAGTTTTATCTTATTTGTGGATATGAAAATGTGGCAAAAGAAGTAGCTAAAAAACTTAGTAAAAAGAATAAAGTCATTATCTTAGAAGAAGACCCCATAAAGGCACAAAATGCTACTAAAGATGGTTTTGTAGCTCTTAATTATGATCCTGGTTCTATTGAAAGTTATAAAAAACTTCGCATAAATATACAAACTCAAGTCAAAGCAATACTCTGTTTAAGTCATAGTGATATTGAAAATATTTATACGGCGTTAACTATTCGCTCATTCAACAAAGATGTTTTTATTTTATCAATTTTAATGAATAAGATGAATAAAAATAAGCTGACATTTGCAGGAGCAAATGAAGTTTTTTATGAAAAAGAATTAGTAGGTATAATAGCAAAAGAGTTCGTAGGTCAGCCCGTTGCTTTTGAAGCTATCCATGAACTTCGTACAAATTATAATGGTATTGATATTGATGAGATATTGATAAATGATAGAATATTTAACAATATTTCAACCGTTGGTGAACTAGAAAATAAAAGGTATAGAATAGTTCTTTTAGGAATTTATAAAAAAGAAAAAGATAGATTTTTCTTTAACCCTATGGACAATATAGTTTTAGAAGTTGGAGATTATCTTTTAGTTATAGGAAATACTCAGTTTTTTACATGA
- a CDS encoding TrkA C-terminal domain-containing protein, with the protein MQNNALLFGDNEFTSEIQNNIAEHYKNIQVFKLNSDDEYSFDLSDNWDDLSKKYNMNDCIVFCNLENMAENIFLTISLRDSFKDLNIIALSRDKESSDKLLLAGATRILPTTQTTANTIVEILEKPIVTKIFHDILYGDSALKIAEIKVQEHTVLDGKYPSDIEWSREHGIIVIAIVQDDMKRKFIYSSKAKHHIIKSGDIFVVIGYEQDIKDFEKLIGNKSE; encoded by the coding sequence ATGCAAAATAATGCTTTATTGTTTGGAGATAATGAATTTACTTCAGAGATACAAAATAATATAGCTGAGCATTATAAAAATATTCAAGTATTTAAACTAAACTCTGATGATGAATACAGTTTTGATTTAAGTGATAATTGGGATGATTTAAGTAAAAAGTATAATATGAATGATTGTATAGTTTTTTGTAACCTAGAAAATATGGCTGAAAATATTTTTTTGACTATCTCTCTTCGTGATTCTTTTAAAGATTTAAACATAATCGCATTATCACGAGATAAAGAGAGTTCAGATAAACTTCTTTTAGCTGGAGCAACTAGAATTTTACCAACTACTCAAACAACAGCAAATACAATTGTTGAGATATTAGAAAAACCAATAGTTACTAAGATTTTTCATGATATTCTTTATGGAGATAGTGCTTTAAAAATTGCTGAGATAAAAGTACAAGAACATACTGTGCTTGATGGAAAGTACCCATCTGACATAGAGTGGAGTAGGGAGCATGGTATCATCGTTATTGCTATTGTGCAGGATGATATGAAAAGAAAGTTTATATACTCTTCAAAAGCAAAACATCATATCATTAAAAGTGGAGATATTTTTGTTGTTATTGGGTATGAGCAAGATATAAAAGATTTTGAAAAACTTATAGGAAATAAAAGTGAATAA
- a CDS encoding NAD(P)H-dependent glycerol-3-phosphate dehydrogenase, producing the protein MNKIGVIGAGKWGSALAFALSEKNEVLISSRTPRNLKNFVSMKEILKCEYLVVTVPAQQVSSWLKENFVFNNQKILVASKGIEASSGKFLNEIYEEFVPDKNIAFLSGPSFASEVLKSLPTALVVNSKNEELSEKFASLFPSFIKAYTSTDVMGAEVCGAYKNVIAIAAGICEGLGLGKNAAASLISRGLVEMQRFGYEYGAKDESFVGLSGAGDLFLTASSIMSRNFRVGLGLSKDKSQQEILDDLGEVAEGIGTSYALEKIANEKGLYLPIAKEVYKMLEGKNPQESLKDLLSS; encoded by the coding sequence GTGAATAAAATAGGCGTAATAGGGGCAGGTAAATGGGGCTCGGCATTGGCTTTTGCTTTAAGTGAGAAAAATGAAGTTCTCATAAGTTCAAGAACTCCAAGAAATCTTAAAAATTTTGTTTCAATGAAAGAGATTTTAAAGTGCGAGTATTTAGTGGTAACTGTTCCTGCTCAGCAAGTATCTTCTTGGTTGAAAGAAAACTTTGTATTTAACAACCAAAAAATATTAGTAGCATCTAAAGGTATAGAAGCAAGTAGTGGTAAATTTTTAAATGAGATATATGAAGAGTTCGTTCCTGATAAAAATATCGCTTTTTTATCTGGTCCATCTTTTGCATCTGAGGTTTTAAAATCTCTTCCAACAGCTTTAGTAGTAAACTCTAAAAATGAAGAGTTAAGTGAAAAATTTGCTTCTTTATTCCCCTCTTTTATAAAAGCCTATACTTCAACTGATGTTATGGGTGCAGAAGTTTGCGGAGCGTATAAAAATGTTATAGCAATCGCGGCTGGGATATGTGAAGGTTTAGGACTTGGTAAAAATGCCGCTGCCTCATTAATCTCTCGAGGTTTAGTTGAGATGCAAAGGTTTGGGTATGAGTATGGAGCAAAAGATGAGAGCTTTGTTGGACTAAGTGGAGCGGGAGATTTGTTTCTTACCGCGTCTTCTATTATGAGTCGGAATTTTCGTGTCGGTTTGGGCTTGTCAAAGGACAAATCTCAACAAGAGATACTTGATGATTTAGGTGAAGTTGCTGAGGGTATAGGAACAAGTTATGCCTTAGAAAAAATTGCAAATGAAAAAGGTTTATACCTTCCAATAGCTAAAGAAGTTTATAAGATGTTAGAGGGAAAAAATCCACAAGAATCTTTAAAAGATTTACTGTCAAGTTGA
- a CDS encoding SLC13 family permease — MKPFWGGLGLSEAGILLSMGLLLFMPPFNVLDWTDDKAKIPFRIMFLFGAGFSIAKAFSGTGLADEVASYLIVMTSLPPMLLLLSVAMLITFTTEITSNTALISIMLPVIYSVAEQTGINSTLFMMVATLCASYAFMLPIATPPNAIAMSSGAVDVKSMVRYGVVLNFIGIILIVLIAEFFFKGIL, encoded by the coding sequence ATGAAGCCTTTTTGGGGAGGTTTAGGACTTAGTGAAGCGGGAATACTTCTTAGTATGGGTTTACTTTTATTTATGCCACCTTTTAATGTTCTTGATTGGACTGATGATAAAGCTAAAATCCCATTTAGGATTATGTTTTTGTTTGGAGCAGGTTTTTCCATTGCAAAGGCTTTTAGCGGGACAGGTTTAGCAGATGAAGTTGCTTCTTACTTGATAGTTATGACCTCTTTACCTCCGATGCTACTACTTTTATCAGTTGCGATGCTAATCACATTTACAACAGAGATAACATCAAATACTGCACTGATATCTATTATGCTTCCAGTAATTTACTCTGTTGCTGAGCAAACTGGCATAAATTCCACTCTTTTTATGATGGTCGCAACTCTTTGTGCAAGTTATGCTTTTATGTTGCCTATTGCCACTCCTCCAAATGCGATTGCTATGAGTAGTGGAGCAGTTGATGTTAAAAGTATGGTTAGGTATGGCGTGGTTTTAAATTTTATAGGTATAATCCTAATCGTGTTAATCGCAGAATTTTTCTTCAAAGGTATTTTATGA
- a CDS encoding Dabb family protein translates to MIVHIVMFKFKSENKESNIAQVVKKLESLVDLISFLKSMEVGVDFSKTDRAFDLSLYSTFDTKEDLKTYAVHGEHLKVVELIKSVTLESKVVDYTLESKV, encoded by the coding sequence ATGATAGTTCATATAGTTATGTTTAAGTTTAAGAGTGAAAATAAAGAGTCAAATATTGCTCAAGTTGTTAAAAAGCTAGAATCTTTAGTTGATTTAATCTCATTTTTAAAATCTATGGAAGTTGGAGTTGATTTTAGTAAAACGGATAGAGCTTTTGACTTGTCTTTGTATAGCACTTTTGATACAAAAGAAGATTTAAAAACTTACGCAGTCCACGGTGAACATTTAAAAGTAGTAGAGCTTATAAAAAGTGTAACGCTTGAGTCTAAAGTGGTTGATTATACTCTTGAATCAAAGGTTTAG